One Canis lupus familiaris isolate Mischka breed German Shepherd chromosome 20, alternate assembly UU_Cfam_GSD_1.0, whole genome shotgun sequence genomic region harbors:
- the DCAF15 gene encoding DDB1- and CUL4-associated factor 15 codes for MAPSSKSERNSGAGSGGGGPGGAGGKRAAGRRREHVLKQLERVKISGQLSPRLFRKLPPRVCVSLKNIVDEDFLYAGHIFLGFSKCGRYVLSYTSSSGDDDFSFYIYHLYWWEFNVHSKLKLVRQVRLFQDEEIYSDLYLTVCEWPSDASKVIVFGFNTRSANGMLMNMMMMSDENHRDIYISTVAVPPPGRCAACREASRAHPGDPSAQCLRHGFMLHTKYQVVYPFPTFQPAFQLKKDQVVLLNTSYSLVACAVSVHSAGESSFCQILYDHTTSPPAPPSPPGPQSPEVPPALPSPCPEAAPARPPGAPEPSPAIAKAKEFVADIFRRAREAKGGTLEEARPPPCPGPSGSRCRLPSEPLAPGGEVVPRDSPPAAEAPAPEPGYVNYTKLYYVLGSSEGTEPEDEFEDDKISLPFVVTDLRGRNLRPMRERAAVQGQYLTVEQLTLDFEYVINEVIRHDATWAHQFCSFSDYDIVILEVCPETNQVLINIGLLLLAFPSPTEEGQLRPKTYHTSLKVAWDLNTGIFETVSVGDLTEVKGQTSGSVWSSYRKSCVDMVMKWLVPESSGRYVNRMTNEALHKGCSLKVLADSERYTWIVL; via the exons ATGGCGCCCAGCTCGAAATCGGAGCGGAACAGCGGGgccgggagcggcggcggcggccccgggggcgcTGGGGGGAAGCGGgcagcggggcggcggcgggagcaCGTCCTCAAGCAGCTGGAGCGGGTCAAG ATCAGTGGGCAGCTCTCCCCTCGCCTCTTCCGGAAGCTGCCGCCCAGGGTCTGCGTCTCCCTCAAGAACATTGTGGACGAGGACTTTCTCTACGCAGG aCACATCTTCCTGGGCTTTTCCAAGTGCGGCCGGTACGTTCTTTCATACACCAGCAGCAGTGGGGATGACGACTTCTCCTTCTACATCTACCATCTGTATTGGTGGGAGTTCAACGTGCACAGCAAACTCAAGCTG GTCCGGCAGGTGCGGCTCTTCCAGGACGAGGAGATCTACAGCGACCTGTACCTGACCGTGTGTGAGTGGCCCAGCGATGCCTCCAAGGTCATTGTCTTCGGCTTCAA CACCCGCTCAGCAAATGGGATGCTCATGAACATGATGATGATGAGTGACGAGAACCACCGGGACATCTACATCAGCACTGTGGCGGTGCCGCCACCAGGCCGCTGCGCTGCCTGCCGCGAAGCCAGCCGGGCCCATCCAG GTGACCCGAGTGCGCAGTGCCTGCGGCACGGCTTCATGCTGCACACCAAGTACCAGGTGGTCTACCCCTTCCCCACCTTCCAGCCTGCCTTTCAGCTCAAGAAGGACCAGGTGGTGCTGCTCAACACCAGCTACTCTCTGGTGGCCTGTGCCGTCTCGGTCCACTCAGCAG GCGAGAGCAGCTTCTGCCAAATCCTGTATGACCACACCACCTCCCCGccggcccctcccagcccccctgggccccagagccccgaggtgccccccgccctccccagcccctgccctgaaGCAGCTCCCGCCcggccccccggggcccccgagCCATCGCCTGCCATCGCCAAAGCCAAGGAGTTTGTGGCTGACATCTTCCGCAGGGCCAGAGAGGCCAAGGGAGGGACCTTGGAGGAAGCCCGGCCACCCCCGTGCCCGGGGCCCTCAGGCAGCCGCTGCCGCCTGCCCTCCGAGCCCCTGGCCCCAGGCGGGGAGGTGGTACCCCGAGATAGCCCCCCCGCGGCAGAGGCACCAGCTCCAGAGCCTGGTTATGTCAACTACACCAAGCTGTATTACGTGCTGGGGTCCAGCGAAGGGACAGAACCGGAGGACG AGTTCGAGGATGACAAGATCTCCTTGCCCTTTGTGGTGACCGATCTCCGTGGCCGCAACCTGCGGCCCATGCGGGAGCGGGCTGCCGTCCAG ggtcagTACCTGACGGTGGAGCAGCTCACACTGGACTTTGAGTACGTCATCAATGAGGTCATCCGCCATGACGCCACCTGGGCCCACCAGTTTTGTTCCTTCAGTGACTATGACATTGTCATCCTAGAG GTCTGCCCGGAAACCAATCAAGTCCTCATCAACATTGGCCTGCTGCTCCTGGCATTCCCGTCCCCAACTGAGGAGGGCCAGCTCCG ACCAAAGACCTATCATACCAGCCTCAAGGTGGCATGGGACCTCAACACAGGCATCTTCGAGACAGTCAGTGTAGGCGACCTCACCGAGGTCAAGGGCCAGACCAg CGGCAGTGTCTGGAGCTCATACCGCAAGAGCTGCGTCGACATGGTCATGAAGTGGCTGGTGCCTGAGAGCAGTGGCCGCTATGTCAATAGGATGACCAACGAGGCGCTGCATAAAG GGTGCTCACTGAAGGTTCTGGCGGACAGTGAGCGATACACATGGATTGTGCTGTGA